The following are from one region of the Corylus avellana chromosome ca1, CavTom2PMs-1.0 genome:
- the LOC132183962 gene encoding nitrate regulatory gene2 protein, protein MGCTVSKLDNEDTVRRCKERRHLMKEAVYARHNLAAAHADYLFSLRRTGSALSSFGEGEHLAVSHDARPVFLHPTIPTTTPLPPRVPSPSPSPPPPPQQQPRTPMMKNPMPMPVPNNPKPKPKPKSKPRLPHILSESSFSNSPRSEFFPTAYQANSTYSSTPSQTSSVWNWENFYPPSPPDSEFFGQHNTNTHFNQQQGHHLDDDEEEEELEEKATEYDFFENRENRKNRKEEEETEDETDVVTEAEREREEVQCSEWDRDHYSTTSSSEEEVEGEDGDLRSEIGTRSNFGGSMAPPVPPMANSEDAGSSAGSYRTREIWSENMKVVVRHKDLKEIVDAIKENFEKAAGAGDKVSEMLEIGRAQLDRSFRQLKKTVYHSNSVLSNLSSSWTSKPPLAVKYRLDAGSLSEPGGPKSLCSTLERLLAWEKKLYAEVKAREGVRIEHEKKLSALQSQEYKGEDETKLDKTKAAITRLQSLIIVTSQAVSTTSTEIIGLRDSDLVPQLVQLCHEFLYMWRSMNQYHEVQNNIVQQVWGLVNQRTKVDSTSDSHRRATRDLESAVTAWHSSFCRLIKFQREFLRSLQSWFRHTLTPVTNDNTNANRETSDVYAFCDEWKLALDRVPDTVASEAIKSFINVVHAISAQQSEELKIKKRTETASKELDKKHSSLRNIEKKFYHSYSMVGIGLPDAGSETGQALDARDPLAEKKSELAACRRRVEDELQRHSKAVEVTRAMTLNNFQTGLPGVFQALTSFSALFAEALNSVCNLSYAIK, encoded by the exons ATGGGGTGCACGGTGTCAAAGCTCGACAACGAGGACACGGTGCGGCGTTGCAAGGAGCGGCGCCATCTCATGAAGGAGGCTGTGTACGCGCGCCACAACCTCGCCGCCGCACACGCCGACTACCTCTTCTCCCTCCGCCGCACCGGCTCCGCACTATCCTCCTTTGGCGAGGGCGAGCATCTCGCTGTCTCCCACGACGCCCGTCCCGTCTTCCTCCACCCCACCATTCCCACCACCACTCCCCTCCCTCCACGCGTCccttccccctccccttctCCTCCACCGCCACCACAGCAACAGCCCAGAACGCCGATGATGAAGAATCCCATGCCCATGCCCGTGCCCAACAATCCGAAGCCGAAGCCGAAGCCGAAGTCGAAGCCGAGACTCCCTCACATACTCTCCGAATCGAGCTTCTCAAACTCTCCGCGAAGCGAGTTCTTCCCGACGGCCTACCAGGCCAACTCCACGTACTCCAGTACGCCCTCCCAGACGTCGTCCGTGTGGAACTGGGAGAACTTCTACCCTCCATCCCCTCCAGACTCCGAGTTCTTCGGCCAGCACAACACCAACACCCACTTCAATCAACAGCAAGGCCACCATTTGGACgacgacgaagaagaagaagagctcgAAGAAAAAGCGACCGAGTACGATTTCTTCGAGAATCGGGAGAATCGCAAGAATcggaaagaggaggaagagacgGAGGACGAGACGGATGTAGTGACGGAGGCTGAGAGGGAGCGAGAGGAGGTGCAGTGTAGCGAGTGGGATAGGGATCACTACAGCACGACGAGTTCGTCGGAAGAGGAAGTGGAGGGTGAAGATGGGGATTTGAGGTCGGAGATCGGGACGCGGTCGAACTTCGGGGGGTCAATGGCGCCGCCGGTGCCACCGATGGCGAATTCGGAAGACGCGGGGTCGTCGGCAGGGAGCTACCGGACCAGGGAGATCTGGTCGGAAAATATGAAGGTGGTGGTGAGGCACAAGGACTTGAAAGAGATTGTGGACGCCATCAAGGAGAACTTCGAGAAGGCTGCCGGCGCCGGCGACAAGGTCTCCGAGATGCTCGAGATCGGTCGGGCTCAGCTCGATCGAAGCTTCAGGCAGCTcaaga AGACCGTGTATCATTCAAATAGTGTGCTGAGCAACCTGAGCTCGAGCTGGACCTCAAAACCGCCGCTGGCCGTTAAGTACCGGCTCGATGCCGGTTCACTCAGTGAACCGGGCGGTCCAAAGAGCCTCTGCTCCACTCTGGAGCGGCTCTTGGCCTGGGAGAAGAAGCTCTACGCCGAAGTCAAG GCAAGGGAAGGCGTGAGGATTGAGCATGAAAAGAAGTTGTCCGCTTTGCAGAGCCAGGAATACAAAGGGGAGGATGAAACCAAGTTAGACAAGACCAAGGCTGCAATAACGAGGCTGCAGTCACTAATTATTGTGACATCTCAGGCTGTCTCTACCACCTCAACTGAAATCATTGGTCTTAGAGACTCCGATCTTGTGCCCCAGCTTGTTCAACTTTGTCACGA GTTCTTGTACATGTGGAGATCAATGAATCAGTACCACGAAGTTCAGAACAACATTGTGCAGCAAGTCTGGGGCCTTGTGAACCAGAGAACCAAGGTTGATTCAACTTCCGATTCACATCGGCGGGCAACTCGGGACCTTGAATCAGCTGTCACTGCCTGGCACTCCAGTTTCTGTCGACTTATAAAATTTCAACGGGAATTTCTCCGATCCCTCCAAAGCTGGTTCAGGCACACCCTTACACCGGTCACCAATGACAACACCAATGCCAATAGGGAAACCTCGGATGTATATGCCTTCTGCGATGAGTGGAAGCTTGCCCTTGATCGTGTTCCCGACACGGTTGCTTCTGAAGCCATCAAGAGCTTTATCAATGTTGTTCATGCAATATCTGCACAACAATCTGAAGAGCTCAAGATAAAAAAACGAACAGAAACTGCATCAAAGGAGCTTGATAAAAAGCATTCATCTCTTAGAAACATAGAAAAGAAGTTCTACCATTCATACTCTATGGTAGGTATTGGGCTTCCTGATGCTGGGTCAGAAACTGGGCAGGCATTGGATGCCCGTGACCCACTTGCCGAGAAGAAATCTGAGCTTGCAGCCTGCCGGAGACGGGTGGAAGATGAGTTGCAGAGGCATTCCAAGGCGGTAGAGGTGACGAGAGCAATGACACTAAATAATTTTCAGACGGGCTTGCCAGGTGTTTTTCAGGCATTAACCAGTTTTTCTGCCTTATTTGCAGAGGCTCTCAATTCTGTGTGCAACCTTTCCTATGCTATCAAATAG